The Sorangiineae bacterium MSr11367 genome window below encodes:
- a CDS encoding mechanosensitive ion channel, with the protein MLPKIRDFLHYPILTISGGDITPGSIILGVAVVFTSAILASLASRWLLRLLGSRGLSSGAQFAASKILRYSVVLLGILVGLSSMGLRLDALFAASAVLAVGIGFGLQNIAQNFVSGLVLLIEQPVAKGDFVKVGNSVGVIEDIGLRATQILTRDQETIIVPNSELMTSPVINHSRPTPHLRIDVKVDASAKSDPALVRETLLAVAAAHPEVLGDMGSEVRLDQCNEPAFVFSLLVWISNPHDDLRIASDLRFAIEAAFRDKGIEGPIPERITYARDGLPRPLREQNEN; encoded by the coding sequence ATGTTGCCCAAGATTCGGGACTTCTTACATTATCCGATCCTGACGATCTCCGGCGGAGACATCACCCCCGGCTCGATCATCCTCGGCGTCGCCGTCGTCTTCACCTCGGCCATTCTGGCCAGCCTTGCCTCGCGTTGGCTGCTTCGTTTGCTTGGCTCGCGTGGCCTTTCCTCCGGCGCTCAGTTCGCGGCGTCGAAGATCCTTCGCTACAGCGTGGTCCTGCTGGGCATCCTCGTCGGTCTCAGTTCGATGGGGCTCCGGCTCGATGCGCTGTTCGCGGCGTCGGCGGTGTTGGCGGTCGGTATCGGTTTCGGCCTCCAGAACATCGCGCAAAACTTCGTCTCCGGGCTGGTCCTGCTCATCGAGCAGCCGGTGGCCAAGGGCGACTTCGTCAAAGTCGGCAATTCCGTCGGCGTCATCGAGGACATCGGCCTGCGCGCCACGCAGATCCTGACGCGCGATCAGGAGACCATCATCGTTCCGAACAGCGAGTTGATGACCTCACCGGTGATCAACCACTCGCGTCCCACACCTCACCTGCGCATCGACGTGAAGGTCGACGCTTCGGCGAAGTCCGATCCCGCACTGGTGCGCGAGACGCTTCTTGCGGTGGCGGCGGCGCACCCCGAGGTGCTGGGCGATATGGGCAGCGAGGTTCGGCTCGATCAGTGCAACGAGCCGGCCTTCGTGTTCTCGCTCCTCGTGTGGATCTCCAACCCGCACGACGACCTGCGCATCGCCTCCGATTTGCGCTTTGCCATCGAGGCGGCCTTCCGGGACAAGGGCATCGAAGGTCCGATCCCCGAGCGCATCACCTACGCACGCGACGGGCTTCCGCGCCCGCTTCGCGAGCAAAACGAGAACTGA
- a CDS encoding methyltransferase, with product MTRLFPLGCLTAIVLAACGGATSESAAPKTTTTESASPSTGGEARIREALAGPQRPDKEKARDIYRHPAETLAFFGVKPESKVVELWPGGGWYTAVLAPVVRGHGKLTVTSADPAVATGFQKESAEKYAARLRETPAAFDQVEVRYINAPSVLTLGPEGSADVVLTFRNVHNWMKGGFADKVFAAAFQVLKKGGVLGVEEHRAPAGTTTEKSIETGYVTEDTVIQFAKAAGFVLDAKSEVNANPKDTKDYPKGVWTLPPTLQLGDEGREKYLAIGESDRMTLRFKKP from the coding sequence ATGACGCGTCTTTTCCCGCTGGGCTGTCTCACGGCCATCGTTCTCGCCGCCTGTGGCGGCGCCACCTCCGAAAGCGCCGCTCCGAAGACTACGACGACGGAATCCGCGTCGCCCTCGACCGGTGGCGAAGCGCGCATCCGCGAAGCCCTTGCGGGGCCGCAGCGCCCTGACAAGGAGAAGGCGCGCGACATCTACCGTCACCCTGCCGAGACGCTCGCCTTCTTCGGCGTCAAGCCCGAGTCCAAGGTCGTCGAGCTCTGGCCCGGCGGCGGTTGGTACACGGCGGTGCTGGCCCCCGTGGTGCGCGGCCACGGCAAGCTCACGGTGACCAGCGCCGATCCGGCCGTGGCCACGGGCTTCCAGAAGGAGAGCGCCGAGAAGTACGCCGCGCGCCTTCGTGAAACGCCGGCCGCCTTCGACCAGGTCGAGGTGCGCTACATCAACGCGCCGAGCGTCCTCACGCTTGGCCCCGAGGGCTCGGCGGACGTGGTGCTCACCTTCCGCAACGTCCACAATTGGATGAAGGGCGGCTTTGCGGACAAGGTCTTCGCGGCCGCGTTCCAGGTCCTCAAGAAGGGTGGCGTGTTGGGCGTCGAAGAACACCGCGCCCCTGCCGGCACCACGACGGAAAAGAGCATCGAGACGGGCTACGTGACCGAGGATACGGTCATCCAGTTCGCCAAGGCGGCCGGGTTCGTTCTCGACGCGAAGTCGGAAGTCAACGCGAATCCGAAGGACACGAAGGACTACCCCAAGGGTGTCTGGACCTTGCCGCCCACGTTGCAGCTCGGCGACGAAGGCCGCGAAAAGTACCTTGCCATCGGCGAAAGCGATCGAATGACCCTCCGCTTCAAAAAACCGTAG
- a CDS encoding TIGR00730 family Rossman fold protein: protein MRICVFCGSSVGKKPDYLEAARNFGQVLARRGIGLVYGGASVGMMGEVADAALAAGGEVIGVIPQALVDKEIAHKNLTDLRIVTTMHERKALMAELSNGFVALPGGTGTLEEAFEVWTWGVLGFHKKACAWLNVAGYYDSLLASISHMEEEGFLKPEHRQMVLVDSDADALVTKVVNYTPALTRSKWD from the coding sequence ATGAGAATTTGTGTCTTTTGCGGATCGAGCGTCGGCAAGAAACCCGATTACCTCGAGGCAGCCCGCAACTTTGGGCAAGTGCTCGCGCGCCGCGGCATCGGCCTGGTGTACGGCGGTGCGAGTGTCGGCATGATGGGTGAGGTCGCCGATGCGGCGCTCGCCGCAGGCGGTGAGGTCATCGGCGTCATTCCGCAGGCCTTGGTGGACAAAGAGATCGCCCACAAGAACCTGACCGACCTGCGCATCGTGACCACCATGCACGAGCGAAAGGCGTTGATGGCCGAGCTCTCCAATGGCTTCGTCGCCCTCCCCGGCGGCACCGGCACCTTGGAGGAGGCCTTCGAGGTCTGGACGTGGGGCGTGCTCGGATTCCACAAGAAAGCCTGCGCCTGGCTCAACGTCGCCGGCTACTACGACTCCCTCCTCGCCTCGATCAGTCACATGGAGGAAGAAGGCTTCCTCAAGCCGGAGCACCGCCAAATGGTGCTCGTCGACTCCGACGCCGACGCGTTGGTCACGAAGGTCGTGAACTACACGCCGGCGCTCACCCGTTCCAAGTGGGACTGA
- a CDS encoding CAP domain-containing protein codes for MAKPLSRLTRFTRSLLFPFAFASACAAPGTPAAASPKPTGASLTESSVASSKGGKKLLTVPEARKYMLALINRDRATQKLPPVELDEGPAQAAGQRHAEDMARNGFLGHWGTDGSVPEQRYSEAGGTDYVQENALCFTDQRTRTLDDRPMIEAEALERSEAMFFNEVPPNDGHRKNILKPHHKKVGIGVAQPRGTETELAVPCFAQEFLDPYGTYAPLPKKAKVGTMVRVEGDILAPATFGGIGVARIPAPKPITVADLNTRRTYPIPNPYQMYWPPGFRTPIPVRVDGKHFSIDVPLSDGGKPGLYEVSVWARIPSSPDFIMVSLRTLRVE; via the coding sequence ATGGCCAAACCACTATCCCGTTTGACCCGTTTCACCCGCTCGCTTCTTTTCCCCTTTGCTTTCGCGTCGGCGTGTGCCGCTCCGGGTACCCCTGCGGCCGCGTCCCCCAAGCCCACGGGCGCTTCGCTGACGGAGAGCTCCGTTGCCTCTTCGAAGGGCGGCAAGAAGTTGCTCACCGTGCCCGAGGCGCGAAAGTACATGCTCGCGCTCATCAACCGCGACCGCGCCACGCAGAAGCTTCCACCCGTCGAGCTCGACGAGGGGCCCGCACAGGCTGCCGGGCAGCGCCATGCCGAGGACATGGCCCGAAACGGCTTTCTCGGCCACTGGGGCACGGATGGCTCGGTTCCCGAACAGCGCTACAGCGAGGCAGGCGGCACGGACTACGTGCAGGAGAACGCGCTCTGCTTCACCGATCAGCGCACGCGCACCTTGGACGACCGGCCGATGATCGAGGCCGAGGCGCTGGAGCGCAGCGAGGCGATGTTCTTCAACGAGGTGCCGCCCAACGATGGTCACCGGAAGAACATCTTGAAGCCGCACCACAAGAAGGTGGGCATCGGCGTGGCGCAGCCCCGCGGTACGGAGACCGAACTCGCCGTTCCCTGTTTTGCGCAGGAGTTCCTCGATCCCTACGGCACCTACGCGCCGCTCCCCAAGAAGGCCAAGGTCGGCACCATGGTGCGCGTCGAGGGCGATATCCTCGCGCCGGCCACGTTCGGTGGCATCGGTGTGGCGCGCATCCCCGCGCCGAAGCCCATCACCGTGGCGGACCTCAACACGCGGCGCACCTATCCGATCCCGAATCCGTACCAGATGTATTGGCCTCCGGGCTTTCGCACCCCGATCCCGGTGCGCGTCGACGGAAAGCACTTTTCCATCGACGTGCCCCTTTCCGATGGCGGAAAGCCCGGTCTCTACGAAGTCAGCGTGTGGGCGCGCATTCCCAGCTCACCGGACTTCATCATGGTGAGCTTGCGCACCCTGCGCGTGGAATAG
- the nagZ gene encoding beta-N-acetylhexosaminidase — translation MRRTEACGHLILGGFTGTTLPDSYARALRHGERAGAVLFRRNIYPEGRTDADATAVAELTADIHAAAPEPPIVAVDQEGGRVARLGPPVLRLPAAACLGATQDEDFVERVAYAQARELAALGFTTSFAPVLDVHTRPENPVIGDRAFGTTPETATAMALAFARGLRRAGLFPCGKHFPGHGDTTTDSHVELPVVPGDRARIEAVELAPFAAAVRAGIPALMTAHVVYPALDEKPATLSRAVCTDIVRTHLGFGGVLISDDLEMQAVAARAPIEELAVEAVSAGCDLLLICSNEDAQARAYDALVRHAEAHASFGLRCEEAAERVRSLRHEFPPRPEQEREKLVNIVGGDASRAMAQELAARGLAS, via the coding sequence ATGAGACGCACCGAGGCGTGCGGACATTTGATCCTCGGAGGATTCACGGGCACGACCCTGCCCGACAGCTACGCACGTGCGCTTCGCCACGGCGAACGCGCCGGCGCCGTTCTCTTCCGACGCAATATCTATCCTGAGGGGCGCACGGATGCGGACGCAACCGCCGTCGCGGAGCTCACCGCGGACATCCATGCGGCCGCCCCCGAACCACCCATCGTGGCGGTGGATCAGGAAGGCGGGCGCGTGGCCCGACTTGGACCACCGGTGCTGCGTCTCCCCGCGGCCGCGTGCCTCGGCGCCACCCAGGACGAAGACTTCGTCGAACGCGTGGCTTACGCGCAGGCGCGCGAGCTTGCCGCGTTGGGCTTCACCACCTCCTTCGCGCCCGTGCTCGACGTGCATACGCGCCCGGAGAACCCAGTCATCGGCGACCGCGCCTTTGGAACGACGCCCGAGACGGCAACCGCGATGGCCCTCGCCTTCGCGCGGGGCCTGCGGAGAGCGGGACTTTTTCCCTGCGGAAAGCACTTTCCCGGACACGGTGACACCACGACGGACTCGCACGTCGAGCTGCCCGTCGTGCCGGGGGATCGCGCGCGGATCGAGGCCGTGGAGCTCGCTCCGTTCGCGGCCGCCGTTCGCGCGGGGATCCCGGCGCTCATGACCGCGCACGTCGTCTACCCGGCGCTCGACGAAAAGCCGGCCACGCTTTCGCGTGCAGTCTGCACGGATATCGTGCGCACCCACCTGGGCTTCGGCGGCGTGTTGATCTCGGACGACCTGGAGATGCAGGCCGTTGCCGCACGCGCCCCCATCGAGGAGCTCGCGGTGGAAGCGGTATCGGCCGGGTGCGATCTCCTGCTCATCTGCTCCAACGAAGACGCCCAGGCCCGCGCCTACGATGCGCTCGTGCGTCACGCGGAGGCTCACGCCTCCTTCGGACTCCGATGCGAGGAGGCCGCCGAACGCGTACGCTCGCTGCGTCACGAATTTCCACCCCGTCCAGAGCAAGAAAGGGAAAAACTGGTGAACATCGTCGGCGGAGACGCGTCACGCGCGATGGCGCAGGAACTCGCGGCACGAGGGCTCGCATCATGA
- the hutI gene encoding imidazolonepropionase: MSSTRKAFAASRIVTCDEARATSGDPLGAVANGAVVLEAGKIAWVGPRQELDPAVPVTDLGNAVVTPGLVDAHTHLAWAGSRHGEYAVRMAGGDYEAIAKAGGGIVSTFRAVSEASHEELRALLTARLRRVAQLGVTTCEVKSGYGLLPEHELKQLRVIASCANEADLPGIVPTFLALHALPPEARTDRAGYVRRVIDELLPRVKEENLATYVDAYLDANAFQIDEGRALGERARSFGFQLRLHVGQFADIGGAELAAELGAHSVDHLEAVGDAGIAALHEAGTHAVLLPIASFTLKQAPPPVAKLRAAGVPLVVASDANPGTAPSESLPLALALAVRNYDVTPEEALLGATRLAARSLGLNDRGALRAGAAADLVVWDLPHEHAIVQPWGTPRTRLVLRNGAAISGTL, translated from the coding sequence ATGAGCAGCACGCGCAAGGCGTTCGCCGCCTCCCGCATCGTGACCTGCGACGAAGCTCGCGCAACCTCGGGTGATCCGCTCGGTGCGGTCGCCAACGGCGCCGTGGTGCTCGAGGCGGGGAAGATCGCGTGGGTGGGCCCGCGGCAGGAGCTCGACCCCGCCGTGCCCGTCACGGATTTGGGCAACGCGGTCGTGACCCCCGGGCTCGTCGACGCGCACACGCACTTGGCCTGGGCGGGCTCACGCCACGGGGAATACGCGGTGCGCATGGCCGGAGGTGACTACGAGGCCATCGCCAAGGCGGGCGGCGGCATCGTGTCCACGTTCCGCGCGGTCTCCGAGGCGTCCCACGAGGAGCTGCGCGCGCTCCTCACCGCGCGGCTTCGCCGGGTGGCCCAGCTGGGCGTGACCACGTGCGAGGTGAAAAGCGGCTACGGCCTTTTGCCGGAGCACGAGTTGAAGCAGCTGCGGGTCATCGCGTCCTGCGCGAACGAGGCCGATCTTCCCGGCATCGTGCCCACGTTCCTCGCGCTGCATGCCCTGCCGCCCGAGGCGCGCACCGATCGCGCGGGCTACGTGCGCCGGGTGATCGACGAGCTTCTTCCACGGGTAAAAGAGGAGAACCTCGCCACGTACGTCGATGCGTACCTCGATGCGAACGCGTTTCAGATCGACGAAGGCCGCGCCCTCGGCGAGCGGGCGCGCTCGTTCGGGTTTCAGCTGCGGCTTCACGTCGGGCAGTTTGCCGACATCGGCGGGGCGGAGCTCGCCGCGGAACTGGGCGCGCACTCGGTGGATCATCTGGAGGCCGTCGGCGATGCGGGCATCGCGGCGCTGCACGAGGCAGGCACGCACGCCGTGCTGCTGCCCATCGCGAGCTTCACGTTGAAGCAGGCGCCACCGCCCGTGGCCAAGCTGCGCGCGGCCGGCGTGCCGCTCGTCGTGGCCAGCGATGCCAACCCGGGCACGGCGCCCTCCGAGAGCCTTCCCCTCGCCCTCGCCCTGGCCGTGCGCAACTACGACGTCACGCCGGAAGAAGCGCTGCTCGGGGCCACCCGATTGGCCGCACGCTCGCTCGGATTGAACGATCGCGGTGCACTTCGCGCAGGCGCCGCCGCGGACCTCGTGGTGTGGGATCTTCCGCACGAGCACGCCATCGTCCAGCCTTGGGGGACGCCGCGCACGCGCCTCGTTTTGCGCAACGGCGCCGCGATTTCCGGTACCTTGTGA
- a CDS encoding D-alanine--D-alanine ligase has product MTKRVGILMGGLSGEREVSLRTGEGVATALEERGHDVVRIVIGPESPSVDELVRQARIDVAFIALHGRGGEDGCVQGLLEWMGIPYTGSSVIASALAMDKLKAKELFRLHNVPTPPYYVATAQDLGATLADLQELHASFGFPVVVKPRGEGSSLGVSRANSLEELDKAIRAALEFDQTVLVERFVRAMEVHVGVLDGRVLGAIEIVPKSGVYDYHAKYTAGATEYISPPRLSSTRIRGVVNLAERAVRALGCSGAVRVDLLVTEGENEYVLEVNTLPGMTPTSLLPQIASAAGIDYGSLCESILDTARLHAAIPHVQRRSSETAARESAPEIVRENRAALRRVG; this is encoded by the coding sequence ATGACAAAACGAGTCGGAATTCTGATGGGGGGCTTGAGCGGCGAGCGTGAGGTGTCACTTCGAACCGGGGAAGGCGTGGCCACGGCGCTCGAGGAGCGCGGTCACGACGTCGTTCGCATCGTGATCGGCCCGGAGTCGCCGTCGGTCGATGAGCTCGTTCGTCAGGCCCGCATCGATGTCGCCTTCATCGCGCTCCACGGACGCGGTGGTGAGGATGGCTGCGTGCAAGGCCTCCTCGAGTGGATGGGCATCCCGTACACCGGTTCGAGCGTCATCGCCTCCGCGCTGGCCATGGACAAACTGAAGGCCAAGGAGTTGTTCCGTCTCCACAACGTGCCGACGCCGCCGTACTACGTGGCGACCGCGCAGGATCTGGGCGCGACCTTGGCCGACTTGCAGGAGCTGCATGCGAGCTTCGGGTTCCCCGTGGTGGTCAAGCCGCGCGGCGAGGGCTCGTCGTTGGGCGTGAGCCGGGCGAATTCGCTGGAGGAGCTGGACAAGGCCATCCGCGCGGCGCTCGAGTTCGACCAGACGGTGCTGGTCGAGCGCTTCGTGCGCGCGATGGAGGTTCACGTCGGGGTGCTCGACGGGCGGGTGCTCGGGGCCATCGAGATCGTGCCCAAGAGCGGCGTCTACGACTACCACGCGAAGTACACGGCGGGCGCCACGGAGTACATTTCGCCGCCGCGCCTTTCCAGCACGCGCATCCGCGGTGTGGTGAACCTCGCGGAGCGTGCAGTGCGTGCGCTGGGTTGCTCGGGCGCGGTCCGCGTGGACCTGCTGGTGACCGAGGGCGAGAACGAGTACGTGCTCGAGGTGAACACGCTGCCGGGGATGACGCCCACGTCGCTCCTGCCGCAGATCGCCTCGGCGGCCGGTATCGACTACGGCTCGCTGTGCGAGTCCATCCTGGATACGGCGCGCCTGCACGCGGCCATTCCCCACGTGCAGCGCCGTTCGTCGGAAACGGCGGCCCGCGAGAGCGCGCCCGAGATCGTGCGGGAGAACCGCGCGGCGTTGCGCCGCGTCGGCTAG
- a CDS encoding MBL fold metallo-hydrolase: MKRALMVAGALLAFGVAALGVRSRKLPEAPSHARVAPSLEGLPKVDVCWLEFARREAPGRVAMAGFSTKPEWHVTVSGLLVRHPRGDVLVDMGFSSHYDEEIADYPALLRFWLGQIKSEVLHSAPDAVRAAGADPAKLTWAIPSHAHIDHAGGLVDLPGVPVLLPQEEIDFFAEYGTQKTRKVIPAHARAVQGRTTAIHFEKKPYETFDESADVFGDGSIVIVKLPGHTPGSIGTFVNASVEKRFFHVGDTVNVAEAIDARRPKSLVMSGTDHDEEGANAIVSRLAQLHAQAPEVVILPAHDRDQWVRAFGNQPSCH, translated from the coding sequence ATGAAGCGCGCGCTCATGGTTGCAGGAGCGCTGCTCGCCTTCGGTGTGGCCGCCTTGGGCGTGCGCAGTCGAAAGCTTCCGGAGGCCCCGTCGCATGCGCGCGTGGCGCCGTCCCTCGAGGGCCTACCCAAGGTGGACGTTTGCTGGCTCGAGTTCGCGCGCCGCGAAGCTCCGGGGCGGGTGGCCATGGCCGGGTTTTCCACCAAGCCGGAGTGGCACGTCACCGTATCCGGCCTCTTGGTGCGGCATCCGCGCGGGGACGTTCTCGTCGATATGGGATTCAGTAGCCATTACGACGAAGAGATTGCCGATTATCCTGCGCTATTGCGATTTTGGCTCGGCCAGATCAAATCCGAAGTTCTCCATTCGGCGCCCGACGCCGTTCGCGCGGCCGGGGCGGATCCTGCGAAGCTGACGTGGGCAATCCCATCGCACGCGCACATCGATCACGCTGGCGGTCTGGTCGATCTTCCGGGCGTGCCCGTGTTGCTCCCGCAGGAGGAGATCGACTTCTTCGCCGAGTACGGGACCCAGAAGACACGCAAGGTGATCCCGGCGCATGCTCGGGCGGTGCAGGGGCGTACGACGGCGATCCATTTCGAGAAGAAGCCCTACGAGACGTTCGACGAGAGCGCCGATGTCTTCGGCGACGGATCCATCGTGATCGTAAAATTACCCGGACATACCCCAGGCAGCATCGGGACGTTCGTCAACGCCTCGGTCGAGAAGCGCTTCTTCCATGTGGGCGACACCGTGAACGTCGCGGAGGCCATCGACGCGCGCCGTCCCAAGAGCCTCGTCATGTCGGGCACGGACCACGACGAGGAGGGGGCCAACGCCATCGTGTCCCGGCTCGCCCAGCTGCACGCGCAGGCGCCGGAGGTGGTCATCCTGCCCGCCCACGACCGCGATCAATGGGTGCGCGCCTTCGGGAACCAGCCCAGCTGCCACTAA
- a CDS encoding TetR/AcrR family transcriptional regulator, with protein sequence MTQSDSRRRFLETTARLLRERGFAATGMADVVAESGAPKGSLYFHFPGGKEELFAAAIAHSGEQTCAGMKAALEGNKSTQRGLEAIMAYLAASLEGSDFRAGCPVGTVAAEAPDAPQVRDGVAVVFTHWHEIVKGRLVEAGVKARRAGELAEFILAVIEGAIVLAKGRKSTEPVETAKRELARILRNEGIQ encoded by the coding sequence ATGACCCAGTCCGATAGCCGTCGTCGTTTCTTGGAAACCACTGCGCGCCTCTTGCGCGAGCGCGGTTTCGCCGCCACGGGTATGGCCGACGTCGTGGCCGAAAGTGGCGCGCCCAAAGGTTCGCTCTATTTCCATTTCCCCGGTGGAAAAGAGGAGCTCTTTGCCGCAGCCATCGCGCATTCCGGCGAGCAAACGTGCGCGGGCATGAAGGCCGCGCTCGAGGGAAACAAGAGCACGCAGCGCGGGCTGGAGGCGATCATGGCCTACCTTGCAGCGTCGCTCGAGGGCTCCGATTTTCGCGCGGGCTGCCCCGTGGGGACGGTGGCGGCGGAAGCGCCGGATGCACCCCAAGTCCGCGACGGTGTGGCCGTTGTCTTCACCCATTGGCACGAGATCGTCAAAGGGCGCCTCGTGGAAGCCGGGGTCAAGGCGCGCAGGGCAGGGGAGCTCGCGGAGTTCATTCTCGCCGTCATCGAAGGCGCCATCGTCCTGGCCAAAGGGCGAAAGAGCACCGAGCCGGTGGAAACCGCCAAGCGCGAGCTCGCGCGCATCCTTCGAAACGAGGGCATCCAATGA
- a CDS encoding AraC family transcriptional regulator, which yields MNAGAAPPRDWARYFRADDRPLELMHAYFREHRYHPHSHDAYSFGVTEVGVQAFRCRGANRASATGMVMAFNPDDPHDGHSGAELGFEYRIAHVGPELLADVLGDALRGGGRVALPLFREPVIHDEHAAQALLRLFASMEARSGRLERDERLAEAVVAMARRAGITEELRTPRASSSAHIAERARDWLAQRYATDADAEELARAAGCSRYAMYRAFVARYGLSPSDYQRQCRLREARRLLRSGAPLAQAASAVGFADQSHLTRWFVRYFGITPGAYRRAAEADM from the coding sequence TTGAACGCTGGTGCGGCACCCCCTCGTGATTGGGCTCGCTACTTCCGGGCGGACGATCGGCCCCTGGAGCTGATGCACGCTTATTTTCGCGAGCACCGGTACCACCCCCACAGCCACGACGCGTACTCGTTCGGCGTGACCGAGGTTGGCGTACAGGCATTTCGCTGCCGCGGGGCCAACCGCGCGAGCGCGACCGGGATGGTCATGGCCTTCAACCCGGACGATCCGCACGACGGACACTCCGGCGCCGAGCTCGGCTTCGAGTACCGCATCGCCCACGTTGGCCCGGAGCTGTTGGCCGACGTGCTCGGCGATGCGTTGCGCGGTGGCGGGCGTGTGGCCCTCCCGCTCTTTCGCGAGCCGGTCATCCACGACGAACATGCCGCGCAGGCGCTCCTGCGCCTCTTCGCCAGCATGGAGGCGCGCAGCGGCCGGCTCGAGCGCGACGAGCGCCTTGCGGAAGCGGTGGTGGCGATGGCCCGGCGTGCGGGAATCACCGAGGAACTCCGCACACCGCGCGCGTCCTCCTCCGCGCACATCGCCGAGCGGGCGCGCGATTGGCTCGCGCAGCGGTACGCCACCGACGCCGACGCCGAGGAGCTCGCACGGGCCGCGGGCTGCAGCCGCTACGCCATGTACCGCGCCTTCGTCGCGCGCTACGGACTCTCGCCCAGCGACTACCAGCGCCAATGCCGCCTGCGCGAGGCACGCCGCCTTCTTCGAAGCGGCGCCCCGCTCGCCCAGGCGGCCAGCGCCGTCGGCTTTGCGGATCAGAGCCACCTGACGCGCTGGTTCGTGCGCTACTTCGGAATCACCCCGGGCGCCTATCGCCGGGCGGCTGAAGCGGATATGTAG
- a CDS encoding DUF2000 domain-containing protein has translation MRYDTKISIAVREDIATWQKLNVTAFLASGVAIGIPEVAGEPYEDAANHRYLSLFRQPVLIHAGSGEALAAAHAKALERGLATAIYTDELFTTNNDIDNRAAVRAADASKLRFAGIAVYGPRNAVDKVFKGLRLHE, from the coding sequence ATGCGCTACGACACCAAGATTTCCATCGCCGTGCGGGAGGACATTGCCACGTGGCAAAAGCTGAATGTGACCGCGTTCCTCGCGAGCGGCGTCGCCATCGGCATTCCTGAAGTGGCCGGCGAGCCCTACGAAGACGCGGCCAACCATCGGTACCTGTCGCTGTTCCGCCAGCCCGTGCTCATCCACGCAGGCTCGGGTGAGGCGCTCGCCGCCGCCCACGCCAAGGCGCTCGAGCGCGGCCTCGCCACGGCGATCTACACCGACGAGTTGTTCACCACGAACAACGACATCGACAACCGCGCCGCGGTCCGCGCCGCCGATGCGAGCAAACTCCGATTCGCCGGCATCGCCGTGTACGGCCCACGCAACGCGGTCGACAAGGTATTCAAAGGCTTGCGCCTGCACGAATAA